Proteins found in one Candidatus Hydrogenedentota bacterium genomic segment:
- the asnB gene encoding asparagine synthase (glutamine-hydrolyzing) translates to MCGISGAVWREAPDDETRARVRAMSGELAHRGPDNAGRWVGPRAEIGHRRLSVIDPTSASHQPMTSADGRQIITYNGEVYNFRELRAELQGAGTCFQTAGDTEVLLEGFATRGEGFFPRCNGMFAAGFYNPDAETLVLVRDRLGIKPLYYAEIPGGLAFASELAPLLRSGLVDSAINPAAMDAYFQYLYTPGPETIYRGIHALEPGCMLVWRGGTFRISPYWTLRYAPDPSWTLERASDRLDELLADSVRLRQRSDVPLGAFLSGGIDSSSVVAAVCRDRAAPLKTFSIGFEDPEADERPYARAVAAHFNTDHTEAILQPDLADLLPRMLAHVGAPFADSSLLPMWLVSQLAREQVTVALSGDGGDELFAGYTWTHMARRVHQYRRVPAWMRRAAGGLIGRLPDRPAAQRLQRFHEDSFLAPARGFQRRLSCFTGAQRAALIRPEWRVENTERFDAICAECADLSPEDQMLFIDTRMYLPDDILTKVDRMSMAHGLEARVPLLDHRIAEFAATLPFSLKYARGQSKRVLKHLMRDRLPAAALAQRKRGFSLPVHRWMREDLEDLVRDTVLAADARCREYLNPDFVRSLQERHAAARENLGHHLWALLVFELWLRWRARASMASGPSR, encoded by the coding sequence GTGTGCGGAATAAGCGGCGCGGTCTGGCGGGAGGCGCCGGATGACGAAACGCGCGCACGGGTCCGCGCAATGTCGGGCGAACTGGCGCACCGCGGCCCGGACAACGCGGGCCGCTGGGTTGGCCCGCGCGCGGAGATCGGCCACCGGCGCCTGAGCGTGATCGATCCCACGTCGGCGAGCCACCAGCCCATGACGAGCGCGGACGGGCGGCAGATCATCACGTACAACGGCGAGGTGTACAACTTCCGCGAGCTGCGCGCCGAACTCCAAGGCGCGGGAACGTGTTTCCAGACGGCCGGCGACACCGAGGTGCTGCTGGAGGGCTTCGCCACGCGGGGCGAGGGCTTCTTCCCCAGGTGCAATGGCATGTTTGCGGCGGGGTTCTACAATCCCGATGCGGAGACCCTGGTCCTGGTTCGCGACCGGCTCGGGATCAAGCCGCTCTACTACGCCGAGATCCCCGGCGGGCTGGCCTTCGCGTCGGAACTGGCCCCGCTGCTTCGATCCGGCCTGGTGGATTCCGCGATCAATCCCGCCGCAATGGACGCGTACTTCCAGTACCTCTATACGCCGGGTCCGGAGACGATCTACCGCGGCATCCACGCGCTGGAACCCGGCTGCATGCTGGTGTGGCGCGGCGGGACGTTCCGCATTTCGCCCTACTGGACGCTGCGCTACGCCCCAGACCCATCGTGGACCCTGGAGCGCGCGTCCGACCGCCTGGATGAGCTACTCGCGGACAGCGTGCGCCTGCGCCAGCGGAGCGACGTGCCGCTGGGCGCCTTCCTGAGCGGCGGCATCGACTCCAGCAGCGTGGTGGCGGCGGTTTGCCGGGATCGCGCGGCGCCGCTCAAGACGTTCAGCATCGGATTCGAGGACCCGGAGGCCGACGAACGGCCCTACGCCCGGGCGGTCGCCGCACACTTCAATACGGATCATACCGAAGCCATCCTGCAACCCGATCTCGCGGATCTGCTCCCCCGGATGCTCGCGCACGTTGGCGCGCCCTTCGCCGATTCCTCGCTCCTGCCCATGTGGCTCGTATCCCAGCTTGCGCGGGAACAGGTGACCGTGGCGCTGTCCGGCGATGGCGGCGACGAACTGTTCGCCGGCTACACCTGGACGCATATGGCGCGGCGCGTACACCAGTACCGCCGCGTCCCGGCGTGGATGCGCCGCGCGGCGGGCGGCCTGATCGGGCGCCTGCCGGACCGCCCGGCGGCGCAACGCCTCCAACGCTTTCACGAGGACAGTTTTCTCGCGCCGGCGCGGGGATTCCAGCGGCGGCTTTCCTGCTTCACGGGCGCGCAGCGCGCGGCGCTGATCCGGCCGGAGTGGCGCGTGGAGAATACGGAGCGATTTGACGCGATCTGCGCCGAATGCGCTGATCTATCGCCCGAGGATCAGATGCTGTTTATCGATACGCGCATGTACCTCCCGGACGATATCCTGACAAAGGTGGACCGCATGAGCATGGCCCACGGCCTGGAGGCGCGCGTGCCCCTGCTCGACCACCGCATCGCCGAGTTCGCCGCCACGCTGCCGTTTTCCTTGAAATATGCCCGCGGCCAGTCGAAGCGCGTCTTGAAACACCTCATGCGCGATCGCCTGCCGGCGGCGGCGCTCGCGCAGCGCAAGCGGGGCTTCTCCCTGCCCGTTCACCGCTGGATGCGGGAGGACCTGGAGGATCTCGTACGCGATACGGTCCTCGCGGCGGATGCGCGCTGCCGTGAATACCTGAATCCCGATTTCGTCCGTTCACTACAGGAACGCCACGCCGCGGCACGCGAGAACCTCGGCCACCACCTGTGGGCGCTCCTCGTTTTCGAACTGTGGCTCCGGTGGCGGGCCCGGGCGTCCATGGCTTCAGGACCGTCCCGATAG
- a CDS encoding glycosyltransferase → MDRRPRIAWAIPTMRVGGTEMQLLHLLKGLAHDFETTLICTRSEGALIGDARRAGAYVRVLDSPSGWDFRVERRMRRILAAHTPDILHTFLSGFDLFANRAARAAGVPVIVSSRRELATWQKPRHRFMQRRANHYVDCIVANSEAVAGYAAEQEGLTRARFRVIHNGVDADQFISTVPRHQSTDRFRLPPDTLNVGMVANFSPVKDHRLFLDMADRLLAQRQDLHFVLVGTGREVNAIGNLIRRRGQERFFTRAGTVSEVADLLHIMDVVVLTSSIEGFPNAIMEAMAAGKPCVAARVGGLPELIADKRTGLLLDERTPEAFARAVGLLLENAALRQTLGAAAGAWVRENLPVDRMVDAHRALYHELLRPAPRRGD, encoded by the coding sequence ATGGACCGGCGGCCACGAATCGCCTGGGCCATCCCCACGATGCGGGTGGGCGGCACGGAGATGCAACTGCTCCACCTGCTCAAGGGACTTGCGCACGATTTCGAGACCACGCTGATCTGCACGCGGAGCGAGGGCGCGCTTATCGGCGACGCGCGGCGCGCCGGGGCCTATGTGCGCGTGCTGGATTCGCCGTCGGGCTGGGATTTCCGCGTCGAGCGGCGGATGCGCAGGATTCTCGCCGCGCACACGCCGGATATTCTCCACACCTTCCTTTCGGGATTTGATCTTTTTGCGAACCGGGCCGCGCGGGCGGCCGGCGTGCCCGTCATCGTATCGAGCCGCCGGGAGTTGGCGACCTGGCAGAAGCCGCGCCACCGCTTCATGCAGCGCCGCGCGAACCACTATGTCGATTGCATCGTGGCCAACAGCGAGGCGGTTGCCGGCTATGCCGCGGAACAGGAAGGCCTGACGCGCGCGCGCTTTCGCGTGATTCACAATGGCGTCGACGCGGACCAGTTTATCAGCACCGTCCCGCGCCACCAGAGCACAGACCGCTTCCGCCTGCCGCCGGACACGCTGAATGTGGGGATGGTGGCCAATTTCAGCCCGGTGAAGGATCACCGGCTGTTTCTGGACATGGCCGACCGGCTCCTCGCGCAGCGCCAGGACCTGCACTTCGTGCTGGTGGGCACGGGGCGCGAGGTCAACGCCATCGGCAACCTGATCCGGCGTCGCGGCCAGGAACGGTTCTTCACGCGCGCGGGCACGGTAAGCGAAGTGGCCGACTTGCTGCACATCATGGATGTCGTGGTGCTGACTTCATCGATCGAAGGCTTTCCGAACGCAATTATGGAAGCGATGGCCGCGGGAAAACCCTGCGTCGCGGCGCGCGTGGGCGGGTTGCCGGAGTTGATTGCGGACAAGAGGACCGGGCTCCTGCTTGACGAGCGGACGCCGGAAGCCTTTGCGCGTGCGGTGGGCCTGCTGCTTGAGAACGCGGCGTTGCGGCAAACGCTCGGGGCCGCGGCCGGCGCCTGGGTGCGGGAAAACCTGCCCGTGGACCGCATGGTGGACGCGCACCGGGCGCTGTACCACGAGCTCCTGCGGCCGGCGCCGCGGCGGGGGGACTGA
- a CDS encoding glycosyltransferase family 4 protein codes for MRVLFLTLYPEAAASPRYRVHQFLPHLEAAGIACDVRAPLSEAEWRRHSGPSRQGRAFWYHALETPRRIRQILLARRYDAVFLQKAITTAYLPGLDRVLRAGARRLIYDIDDAVHLAPPHPLRMPWSLLEDRNQARRLMACADRVLAGNRWLADEAAALGGNATCFPTVVDTDRFTPGPAPTAFRAGWMGAPATAPALDTIGEALDELAPGELLVAGADPAQVHWEAARTVPWRYDTEVEIVQQFSVGLMPLARDAWTRGKCALKALTYMAAGVPCIATPYGAITDIIRHGENGWFAETPAEWRAALAALRDPALRNRLGEAARATAEADFSLSVAAPRLARLLEEA; via the coding sequence ATGCGCGTTCTCTTTCTCACCCTCTATCCGGAAGCCGCCGCCAGCCCCCGCTACCGCGTGCACCAGTTCCTGCCGCACCTCGAAGCGGCGGGCATCGCGTGCGACGTGCGCGCCCCCCTGAGCGAGGCCGAATGGCGGCGTCACAGCGGTCCCAGCCGCCAGGGGCGCGCGTTCTGGTACCACGCGCTCGAGACGCCCCGGCGCATCCGCCAGATTCTCCTGGCGCGGCGCTACGACGCCGTGTTTCTGCAAAAGGCTATCACCACGGCCTACCTCCCCGGGCTCGACCGGGTGCTTCGCGCGGGGGCGCGCCGGCTTATTTACGATATCGACGACGCGGTGCACCTGGCGCCGCCGCACCCACTGCGGATGCCGTGGTCGCTGCTGGAGGACCGGAACCAGGCGCGGCGGCTGATGGCGTGCGCCGACCGGGTGCTTGCGGGCAACCGCTGGCTGGCCGACGAGGCGGCGGCGCTGGGCGGCAACGCGACCTGCTTCCCCACGGTGGTGGACACCGATCGGTTTACACCCGGCCCGGCCCCGACCGCCTTCCGCGCCGGCTGGATGGGCGCGCCGGCCACCGCCCCGGCGCTGGACACCATCGGCGAAGCGCTGGACGAACTGGCGCCGGGCGAATTGCTGGTGGCGGGGGCCGATCCCGCGCAGGTACACTGGGAGGCCGCCCGGACGGTACCCTGGCGCTACGACACGGAGGTCGAAATCGTGCAGCAATTCAGTGTGGGCCTGATGCCGCTCGCCCGGGACGCCTGGACCCGCGGCAAGTGCGCGCTCAAGGCGCTGACGTACATGGCGGCGGGCGTCCCGTGCATTGCGACACCGTATGGCGCGATAACGGACATCATCCGCCACGGGGAAAACGGCTGGTTTGCGGAAACCCCCGCGGAATGGCGCGCCGCGCTCGCCGCGCTGCGCGATCCGGCGCTGCGCAATCGGCTTGGCGAAGCCGCGCGGGCGACCGCCGAGGCGGACTTCTCGCTGTCTGTGGCCGCCCCGCGCCTCGCCCGGCTTCTGGAGGAGGCCTGA